The following proteins are co-located in the Macadamia integrifolia cultivar HAES 741 chromosome 3, SCU_Mint_v3, whole genome shotgun sequence genome:
- the LOC122073731 gene encoding patatin-like protein 2, producing MERSPTLPGIQPPTFGNLITILSIDGGGIRGIIPATILEFLESQLQELDGEDARLADYFDVISGTSTGGLVTAMLTAPDQNNRPLFAAKDIKSFYLENCPKIFPQKSGFGGMITKLFQSLIGPKYNGKYLHDLVREKLGSTRLHQTLTSVVIPTFDIRSLQPTIFSSCEVNIDPTLDAQLLDICIATSAAPTYLPAYYFTNQDEEGNVREFNLIDGGVAANNPTLVAISEVTKQVFKEHPDFFPIKPMDYGRFLVISIGTGTRKMERKYSAKMAAKWGVMGWLLNDGSTPLVDVFTQASADMIDFHLGVVFQALHSEDNYLRIQDDSLTGAVSSVDISTQGNLENLVEVGEELLKKPVSRVNVETGHTELVENGVTNAEALKKFAKLLSDERRLRDATGPLKNFVQIKIDDRGTRILKYDQRYSLILTWKQVKPNKTDRLAPLLKVGRFFQTLLSNNWRLVADHSLYDERKLLSLLNVISIILVQKNQ from the exons ATGGAGAGATCACCAACATTGCCTGGGATACaacccccaacctttgggaaccTAATTACCATTCTTAGCATTGATGGAGGAGGAATAAGAGGAATCATCCCTGCAACTATTCTCGAATTCCTTGAATCACAGCTTCAg GAGCTGGATGGTGAGGATGCGAGACTTGCAGACTACTTTGATGTAATCTCAGGGACAAGTACAGGTGGTCTTGTGACAGCCATGTTAACTGCTCCAGACCAGAACAATCGTCCTCTCTTTGCAGCCAAAGACATTAAGTCATTCTACCTTGAGAACTGTCCTAAGATTTTCCCACAGAAGAG TGGCTTTGGTGGTATGATCACAAAGCTTTTCCAATCACTAATAGGGCCCAAATATAATGGGAAGTATCTTCATGACCTTGTAAGGGAGAAGCTGGGAAGCACTCGCTTGCATCAAACCTTGACCTCTGTTGTGATCCCAACTTTTGATATTAGGAGTCTCCAGCCTACTATCTTCTCCTCCTGTGAG GTGAACATAGATCCAACTTTGGATGCGCAACTCTTAGACATATGTATTGCCACTTCTGCAGCTCCAACATACCTTCCAGCCTATTATTTCACTAACCAAGATGAAGAAGGGAATGTGAGAGAGTTCAACCTCATTGATGGTGGTGTAGCTGCTAATAATCCG ACGTTGGTCGCCATTAGTGAAGTAACAAAGCAGGTATTCAAGGAACATCCAGATTTTTTCCCGATCAAGCCAATGGACTATGGTCGATTTCTAGTTATCTCGATAGGGACTGGCacaagaaagatggaaagaaagtaCAGTGCTAAAATGGCAGCAAAGTGGGGTGTTATGGGATGGTTACTTAATGATGGCTCTACTCCATTGGTAGATGTGTTTACACAAGCAAGTGCAGATATGATCGACTTCCACTTAGGTGTGGTATTTCAAGCTTTACACTCTGAAGATAATTACCTACGAATTCAG GATGATTCATTAACTGGAGCTGTATCTTCAGTTGATATTTCTACACAAGGGAACTTGGAAAATCTTGTGGAGGTTGGTGAAGAGTTGCTGAAAAAACCAGTTTCTAGGGTGAACGTGGAGACTGGTCATACTGAGCTTGTTGAAAATGGTGTAACTAATGCTGAGGCTCTTAAGAA ATTCGCAAAATTGCTTTCAGATGAAAGGAGACTTCGTG ATGCTACCGGGCCTCTGAAAAACTTCGTCCAAATAAAAATTGATGATAGAGGCACTAGAATTCTTAAATATGACCAGCGAT aTTCACTCATCCTCACATGGAAACAAGTGAAACCAAACAAAACAGATCGATTGGCACCCTTATTGAAGGTTGGGAGGTTTTTTCAAACATTATTGAGTAATAACTGGAGGTTGGTGGCTGACCATTCACTGtatgatgaaagaaaacttctaTCATTATTAAATGTGATCAGCATTATCCTCGTGCAAAAAAATCAGTGA
- the LOC122074817 gene encoding patatin-like protein 2 has protein sequence MERNPLSVPQIQPPTYGNLITILSIDGGGIRGIIPATILEFLESQLQELDGEEARLADYFDVIAGTSTGGLVTAMLTAPDENNRPLFAAKDIKPFYLENCPKIFPQERGPFSAIANLFKTITGPKYDGKYLHKIIKEKLGTRRLSQTLTSVVIPTFDIRQLQPTIFSSYEVRNDPTMNAQLSDICISTSAAPTYLPTYYFKDEDKEGNIREFNLTDGGVAANNPTLLAISEITKQAFKKNQDFFPIKPMDYGRFLVISIGTGAAKIEQKYTAHKAAKWGAIDWIHNEGSTPLVSVFTQASADMVDLHLGVVFQALHSEDNYLRIQDDTLTGTVSSVDIATKENLDNLVKVGEELLKKPLSRVNPETGLTEPVKSGGTNAEALKKFAKLLSEERKLRDQRSPQNKVVKY, from the exons ATGGAGAGAAACCCATTATCTGTGCCTCAGATACAACCTCCCACTTATGGAAACCTAATTACCATCCTTAGCATTGATGGAGGAGGAATAAGAGGGATTATTCCGGCCACCATTCTTGAGTTCCTTGAGTCCCAGCTTCAG GAATTGGATGGTGAAGAAGCTAGACTTGCAGACTACTTTGACGTGATTGCAGGGACAAGTACAGGTGGTCTTGTGACAGCCATGTTAACAGCTCCAGATGAGAACAATCGTCCTTTGTTTGCTGCCAAAGATATCAAGCCCTTTTACCTTGAGAATTGCCCCAAGATTTTTCCGCAGGAAAG GGGCCCGTTTAGTGCGATTGCAAACCTGTTTAAAACAATAACAGGACCCAAATATGACGGGAAGTATCTTCATAAGATCATAAAGGAGAAGCTGGGAACAAGGAGGTTGAGCCAGACCCTAACCTCCGTAGTCATTCCCACCTTTGATATCAGGCAACTCCAGCCCACCATCTTCTCCAGCTAtgag GTTAGAAATGATCCAACAATGAATGCTCAACTTTCAGACATATGTATTAGCACCTCTGCAGCCCCAACATACCTTCCAACCTATTACTTCAAGGACGAAGATAAAGAAGGGAATATAAGGGAATTCAACCTTACTGATGGTGGTGTAGCCGCTAATAATCCG acCTTGCTCGCAATTAGTGAAATCACTAAGCAGGCCttcaaaaaaaatcaagatttctTCCCTATCAAACCAATGGACTATGGTCGATTTCTAGTCATCTCAATAGGAACTGGGGCAGCAAAGATAGAGCAAAAATACACAGCTCATAAGGCAGCCAAGTGGGGTGCTATCGATTGGATACATAATGAAGGCTCAACTCCATTAGTATCTGTGTTTACCCAAGCAAGTGCAGACATGGTTGATCTCCATCTTGGTGTGGTCTTCCAAGCATTGCACTCTGAAGATAATTACCTACGAATTCAG GATGATACATTAACTGGTACTGTATCTTCAGTTGATATTGCTACCAAAGAGAACTTGGATAATCTTGTGAAGGTCGGTGAAGAGTTACTGAAGAAGCCACTTTCAAGGGTGAATCCAGAGACTGGTCTCACTGAACCAGTTAAAAGTGGTGGCACCAATGCTGAGGCTCTTAAGAA GTTTGCGAAATTACTTTCAGAAGAAAGGAAACTTCGTGATCAAAGATCACCCCAAAACAAAGTTGTTAAGTATTGA
- the LOC122074891 gene encoding patatin-like protein 2, which yields MESKPSSVSQIQPPTFGNLITVLSIDGGGIRGIIPATILEFLESQLQELDGEEARLADYFDVIAGTSTGGLVTAMLTAPDENNRPLFAAKDIKPFYLENCPNIFPQERGPFCSIAKLFKLVTGPRYDGKYLHKLVKEKLGTTKLSETLTSIVIPTFDIRQLQPTIFSSYEISRDPTMNVQLSDICIGTSAAPTYLPTYYFKNEDKEGNVREFNLTDGGVAANNPTLVAIGEVTKQVCRKNQDFFPIKPMDYGRFLVISIGTGAAKIEQKYTANKAAKWGAINWIHNDDGSTPLISVFSQASADMVDLNLGAVFQALHSEDNYLRIQDDTLTGTLSSVDISTKENLSNLVKVGEELLKKPLSRVNLETGLTEPVKTGGTNAEALKKFAELLSKERKLRQERSPNNKVGNY from the exons ATGGAGAGTAAGCCATCATCTGTGTCTCAGATACAACCTCCCACCTTTGGGAATCTAATTACTGTCCTTAGCATTGATGGAGGAGGAATAAGAGGGATTATTCCGGCCACCATTCTCGAGTTCCTGGAGTCTCAGCTTCAG GAACTTGATGGTGAAGAGGCAAGACTTGCAGACTACTTTGACGTAATTGCAGGGACTAGTACAGGAGGACTTGTGACAGCCATGTTAACAGCTCCAGATGAGAACAATCGTCCTTTGTTTGCTGCAAAAGATATCAAGCCCTTTTACCTTGAGAACTGCCCTAATATTTTCCCACAAGAAAG GGGCCCTTTTTGCTCTATTGCAAAGCTGTTCAAATTGGTGACAGGACCCAGATATGATGGGAAGTATCTTCATAAACTCGTAAAGGAGAAGTTGGGAACGACGAAGTTGAGTGAAACCCTAACCTCTATTGTCATTCCCACCTTTGATATCAGGCAACTCCAGCCCACCATCTTTTCTAGCTATGAG ATTAGCAGAGACCCAACAATGAATGTTCAACTTTCAGATATATGTATTGGCACCTCTGCAGCCCCAACATACCTTCCAACCTATTACTTCAAGAACGAAGATAAGGAAGGGAATGTGAGAGAATTCAACCTCACTGATGGTGGTGTAGCAGCGAATAATCCG ACCTTGGTTGCAATTGGAGAAGTCACCAAGCAGGTTTGCAGGAAAAATCAAGATTTCTTCCCTATTAAGCCTATGGATTATGGTCGATTTCTAGTCATCTCTATAGGAACAGGAGCAGCAAAGATAGAACAAAAATACACTGCTAATAAGGCAGCCAAGTGGGGAGCTATCAATTGGATACATAATGATGATGGCTCAACTCCATTAATATCTGTGTTTAGCCAAGCAAGTGCAGATATGGTTGATCTCAATCTTGGTGCAGTCTTTCAAGCATTGCACTCCGAAGATAATTACCTTCGAATTCAG GATGATACATTGACTGGCACTCTATCTTCAGTTGATATCTCTACCAAAGAAAACTTGAGCAATCTTGTGAAGGTTGGGGAAGAGTTACTGAAGAAACCACTTTCAAGGGTGAATCTAGAGACTGGCCTCACTGAACCTGTTAAAACTGGTGGAACCAATGCAGAGGCTCTTAAGAA GTTTGCAGAATTGCtttcaaaagaaaggaaacttcGTCAGGAAAGATCACCCAATAACAAAGTGGGAAACTATTAA